One Thermosipho atlanticus DSM 15807 DNA window includes the following coding sequences:
- a CDS encoding ATP-binding protein encodes MFINRKKEKEFLEKKLSSKKAELIIIYGRRRVGKTFLLEHVVKDGLFFTANLSGSTMLMNRFLNEIKELINLPETLKISSWEEFFSFLNMAIDAGKTTSVVIDEFQYIPYKDDTFLSIFQRWWDKEFSKKGVKFIFCGSYSGMIEKIALSQNSPIYGRRTGQYKISPMDFEDSAKFYNFKTKQDYILAYSVTGGIPLYLLEFSGYTSFFDALKEKILTPGEFLVEEGKFLTLEEFKKDPSNYFSILTAIANGKTTPNEIANESGMEHKNIGTYLSRLLELELVKKEQPFSLKRPRKKAFYYINDEYLRFYFRYIYPYQEMIYRGLGNKLLEKIKFTISQHASFTFEKISKQYFKKHTGVEKAGRWWDAGNKIDIVGIKDNILYVGECKWTNKKVDEKVLNNLRKKIPFLLKDLEYEPAKIVYYLFSKSGFKNLKESDDVKCIDLNKIIPQ; translated from the coding sequence ATGTTCATAAATAGAAAAAAGGAAAAGGAGTTTCTTGAAAAGAAACTTTCCAGTAAAAAGGCTGAATTGATAATAATCTACGGCAGAAGAAGAGTGGGAAAGACCTTTCTTCTTGAACACGTAGTAAAAGACGGCCTTTTTTTCACCGCAAACCTTTCTGGAAGTACAATGTTAATGAACAGATTTCTAAATGAAATAAAAGAACTCATAAACCTTCCTGAAACTCTCAAAATTAGCTCATGGGAAGAATTTTTCTCTTTTTTAAATATGGCAATTGATGCGGGAAAAACTACTTCTGTTGTTATCGACGAGTTTCAATACATTCCTTACAAAGACGATACTTTTCTATCTATATTTCAAAGATGGTGGGACAAAGAATTTTCAAAAAAAGGTGTAAAGTTCATTTTTTGTGGATCATACAGCGGCATGATAGAAAAAATCGCTCTTTCACAAAACAGCCCAATATATGGCCGCAGAACAGGACAATACAAAATATCTCCTATGGATTTTGAAGATTCCGCAAAATTCTATAACTTCAAAACAAAGCAAGATTATATTCTTGCATATAGCGTCACAGGCGGTATTCCGCTCTATCTTCTTGAATTTTCTGGATATACCAGCTTTTTTGATGCATTAAAAGAAAAAATTTTGACTCCCGGAGAATTTTTGGTGGAAGAGGGAAAGTTTCTGACTCTTGAAGAATTCAAAAAAGACCCATCAAACTATTTTTCTATCTTAACTGCCATAGCAAATGGAAAGACCACACCAAATGAGATAGCAAATGAAAGTGGTATGGAACATAAAAATATAGGTACATACCTTTCAAGACTTCTTGAACTTGAGCTTGTAAAAAAAGAACAACCATTTTCACTGAAAAGACCACGAAAAAAAGCATTTTATTACATAAACGATGAATACCTCAGGTTTTATTTCCGTTATATTTATCCCTATCAAGAAATGATATACAGAGGCCTTGGAAACAAACTGCTTGAAAAAATAAAATTCACCATATCTCAACATGCGTCCTTCACATTTGAAAAAATCTCAAAACAATACTTTAAAAAACACACTGGTGTTGAAAAAGCGGGAAGATGGTGGGATGCTGGTAATAAAATAGATATTGTTGGCATTAAAGACAATATCCTATATGTCGGTGAATGCAAATGGACAAATAAAAAAGTTGATGAAAAAGTTTTGAATAATCTTCGAAAAAAAATTCCATTTCTTCTAAAAGACCTCGAATACGAACCGGCAAAAATCGTTTATTATTTATTCTCAAAAAGTGGTTTCAAAAATTTAAAAGAAAGCGATGATGTAAAATGTATAGATCTAAATAAAATAATTCCTCAATAG